A portion of the Candidatus Methylacidithermus pantelleriae genome contains these proteins:
- the trpE gene encoding anthranilate synthase component I: MASFPSQGTCGTFPDRKRFFELASRGNLIPVYREVVADLDTPVSAFLKVAQGSYSFLLESAERDGRFGRYSFVGTHPAWVLRVRHGRAVLEGRDGVRWVEDHVDPLQKLKKLMDRFQAVAEGDLPPFYGGAVGYLAYEAVTYFEPSVPRASCDDLGLPDACFVLADTLVAFDHLQRKLQLVANAYVENDPRKAYEEAVQKLDQLEDRLRRPMDHRLVSVQPAPPPVAWKANLSKDQYLSMAEKMHQYIQAGDIFQVVPSQRLEAAFEGDPLDLYRALRIINPSPYMFYLNLGDVQIVGSSPEVHVRCLGRKATIRPIAGTRPRGATAQEDEELARELLADPKERAEHVMLVDLARNDLGRVCRFDTVRVTEWMVIEKYSHVMHLVSNVEGFLEPGCTPYDLLRATFPAGTVTGAPKIRAMQILAELEPTCRGVYAGAIGYFSFSGDLDSAIAIRTVVCKNKKAYLQAGGGLVADSTPLGEYRESLSKAEAGLRALALAKSFR, encoded by the coding sequence ATGGCTAGCTTTCCTTCTCAAGGAACGTGCGGAACCTTTCCGGACCGCAAGCGCTTCTTTGAGCTGGCTTCGCGGGGTAACTTGATCCCTGTTTACCGCGAAGTGGTGGCAGACTTGGACACGCCGGTCTCTGCCTTTCTCAAAGTTGCTCAAGGCTCCTATAGCTTCCTATTAGAATCGGCGGAACGGGACGGGCGTTTTGGCCGGTATTCCTTTGTTGGAACCCATCCGGCTTGGGTCTTGCGGGTCCGGCATGGAAGAGCGGTTTTGGAAGGTCGCGATGGGGTTCGCTGGGTGGAGGACCACGTGGATCCTCTCCAGAAGCTAAAAAAGCTCATGGATCGGTTCCAAGCAGTAGCCGAAGGAGATCTCCCTCCTTTTTACGGGGGGGCGGTGGGGTATTTGGCCTACGAAGCGGTTACCTATTTCGAACCTAGCGTTCCGAGGGCTTCTTGCGACGACTTGGGCCTACCGGATGCTTGCTTTGTTTTGGCCGATACCCTGGTTGCTTTTGATCACCTGCAGCGGAAGTTGCAGCTGGTTGCCAATGCCTACGTGGAAAACGATCCTCGAAAAGCGTACGAAGAAGCGGTGCAAAAACTCGACCAGCTGGAGGATCGCTTGCGCCGCCCGATGGATCACCGGCTGGTCTCTGTTCAGCCTGCGCCTCCACCGGTAGCTTGGAAGGCCAATCTTTCGAAGGACCAGTACCTGTCCATGGCGGAAAAGATGCACCAGTATATCCAGGCTGGAGATATTTTTCAGGTGGTTCCTTCCCAGAGGCTTGAGGCTGCCTTTGAAGGGGACCCTTTGGATCTTTACCGAGCCCTACGGATCATCAATCCGTCTCCCTACATGTTTTATTTGAACCTGGGGGACGTTCAAATCGTGGGCTCCTCGCCCGAGGTTCACGTTCGTTGCTTGGGACGAAAGGCTACGATCCGTCCGATTGCGGGTACCAGACCGAGGGGAGCAACGGCGCAGGAGGATGAAGAACTGGCACGCGAACTTCTGGCCGATCCGAAAGAGCGGGCGGAACACGTAATGCTTGTCGACCTGGCAAGAAACGATTTAGGGAGGGTTTGTCGTTTTGATACGGTTCGGGTAACCGAGTGGATGGTGATTGAAAAATATTCCCACGTGATGCATCTGGTTTCCAACGTCGAGGGCTTCCTTGAACCTGGTTGCACGCCGTACGATCTTTTAAGGGCGACCTTCCCTGCGGGAACGGTTACCGGGGCTCCCAAGATCCGTGCGATGCAGATCTTGGCGGAGTTGGAACCCACCTGCCGGGGCGTGTATGCGGGCGCCATTGGCTATTTTAGCTTCTCGGGTGACCTGGATTCGGCCATCGCCATTCGCACAGTGGTTTGTAAAAATAAAAAAGCTTACCTCCAGGCAGGGGGAGGGCTTGTTGCCGATTCCACTCCCCTGGGCGAGTATCGGGAAAGCTTGAGTAAAGCCGAGGCAGGGCTGCGCGCGCTAGCCTTGGCGAAGAGCTTTCGCTAA
- a CDS encoding anthranilate synthase component II, whose amino-acid sequence MTLVIDNYDSFTYNLVQYLGELGEEVIVRRNDVISLEDVRRLGPDRIVISPGPKTPNEAGLSCVVIQELGKTIPILGVCLGHQCIGQVFGGRVVRAQRLMHGKTSLIYHNGSLLFERLPNPFEATRYHSLIVDRDSVPDCLEITAETDQKEVMGLRHKTYPIFGVQFHPESILTRCGKDLLRNFLSLSYSAAG is encoded by the coding sequence ATGACGCTCGTGATCGACAATTACGATTCCTTCACCTATAATCTCGTCCAATATCTGGGAGAGCTGGGGGAAGAGGTCATTGTCCGGCGCAACGATGTAATCAGCCTCGAGGACGTCCGGCGGTTGGGACCGGATCGGATCGTAATCTCACCAGGTCCTAAAACCCCTAACGAGGCGGGTCTTTCCTGTGTGGTCATCCAAGAACTCGGCAAAACGATTCCTATCCTTGGCGTCTGCTTAGGGCACCAGTGTATTGGACAAGTTTTTGGAGGCCGGGTGGTGCGGGCCCAGCGTCTCATGCACGGCAAAACTTCGCTGATCTACCATAATGGGAGCCTTCTTTTCGAGAGATTACCCAACCCGTTTGAAGCCACCCGGTACCACTCGCTCATTGTGGACCGTGACTCGGTTCCTGACTGTTTGGAGATTACCGCGGAAACGGATCAAAAGGAGGTAATGGGCCTGCGACATAAGACGTATCCCATTTTTGGCGTCCAGTTTCACCCGGAATCTATCCTGACCCGCTGCGGGAAGGATCTGTTGCGAAATTTCTTGTCTCTTTCCTATTCGGCTGCTGGCTAA